Proteins encoded within one genomic window of Micromonospora halotolerans:
- a CDS encoding type III pantothenate kinase yields MLLCIDIGNTNTVLATFDGDKLVHNWRIKTDARSTADELGLMFRGLLAGDAVEITGVAACSTVPAALRSLRTMLARYYADLPSVIVEPGVRTGVQLAIDNPKEVGADRVVNTLAAYTLYGGPCIVVDFGTTTNFDVISGRGEFLGGAFAPGIEISFDALAARAAQLRKVEATKPRSVIGKNTVECLQAGLYFGFAGQVDRIVERMTEELGEVKAVIATGGLASLVLSECRTITHHEPMITLIGLRMVYERNL; encoded by the coding sequence GTGCTGCTCTGCATCGACATCGGGAACACCAACACCGTGCTGGCGACCTTCGACGGCGACAAGCTGGTGCACAACTGGCGGATCAAGACCGACGCCCGGTCCACCGCGGACGAGCTGGGTCTGATGTTCCGCGGGTTGCTGGCCGGTGACGCCGTGGAGATCACCGGCGTGGCCGCCTGCTCGACCGTGCCGGCCGCGCTGCGCTCGCTGCGCACCATGCTGGCCCGCTACTACGCCGATCTGCCCAGCGTGATCGTCGAGCCCGGCGTGCGCACCGGCGTGCAGCTCGCCATCGACAACCCCAAGGAGGTCGGGGCGGACCGGGTGGTCAACACCCTGGCCGCGTACACCCTCTACGGCGGGCCGTGCATCGTGGTGGACTTCGGCACCACCACCAACTTCGACGTGATCAGCGGCCGGGGCGAGTTCCTCGGCGGCGCGTTCGCGCCGGGCATCGAGATCTCCTTCGACGCGCTCGCCGCCCGCGCCGCCCAGCTCCGCAAGGTGGAGGCCACCAAGCCGCGCTCGGTGATCGGCAAGAACACCGTCGAGTGCCTCCAGGCCGGCCTCTACTTCGGCTTCGCCGGCCAGGTGGACCGGATCGTCGAGCGGATGACCGAGGAGCTGGGCGAGGTGAAGGCCGTGATCGCCACCGGCGGCCTGGCCTCGCTGGTGCTCAGCGAGTGCCGCACCATCACCCACCACGAGCCGATGATCACCCTGATCGGCCTGCGGATGGTCTACGAGCGCAACCTCTGA
- a CDS encoding class I SAM-dependent methyltransferase, with product MVDVIPALSFGAAAAEYDRLRPRYPEEALRWALDGLAAPARVVDLGAGTGILTRGVLGLGHEVVPVEPDPGMRAQLAAATAGTTALAGSAESVPLPDGSADAVLVGQAYHWFDREPAHAEIARVLRPGGTFAPVWNVRDERVAWVAELTRIAHLGDNAGDVTEKYSDFGPAFEPVELGEFAHATTLTPDEVVGMLHTRSYWLTAPPDERARIDRELRELFATHPDLAGRAAVELPYRTLVLRSRRR from the coding sequence ATGGTCGACGTCATCCCGGCACTCTCCTTCGGCGCCGCCGCCGCCGAGTACGACCGGCTCCGCCCCCGCTATCCCGAGGAGGCGCTGCGCTGGGCGCTGGACGGGCTGGCCGCCCCGGCCCGGGTGGTCGACCTCGGCGCGGGCACCGGCATCCTCACCCGCGGGGTGCTCGGGCTGGGCCACGAGGTCGTACCCGTGGAGCCGGATCCGGGGATGCGGGCGCAACTGGCGGCCGCCACCGCGGGCACCACGGCGCTGGCCGGCAGCGCGGAGTCGGTGCCGCTGCCGGACGGGTCGGCCGACGCGGTGCTGGTGGGTCAGGCCTACCACTGGTTCGACCGGGAGCCGGCGCACGCCGAGATCGCCCGGGTGCTGCGGCCGGGCGGCACGTTCGCGCCGGTCTGGAACGTCCGGGACGAGCGGGTGGCCTGGGTGGCGGAACTGACCCGGATCGCCCACCTCGGCGACAACGCCGGCGACGTGACCGAGAAGTACAGCGACTTCGGTCCCGCCTTCGAACCGGTCGAGCTGGGCGAGTTCGCCCACGCCACCACGCTGACCCCCGACGAGGTGGTCGGCATGCTGCACACCCGCTCGTACTGGCTGACCGCCCCGCCCGACGAGCGGGCGCGGATCGACCGGGAGCTGCGCGAACTCTTCGCCACCCACCCCGACCTGGCCGGCCGCGCGGCGGTCGAGCTGCCCTACCGCACCCTCGTCCTCCGCTCCCGCCGCCGCTGA
- a CDS encoding class I SAM-dependent methyltransferase yields MTDPTEALSFGAAAADYDRYRPRYPEAALRWALGDLTPPARIVDLGAGTGIVSRGLLALGHAVTAVEPDPAMRAQFEAATPGVAAREGSAESVPLPDGYADAVLVGQAYHWFDRERAHPEIARVLRAGGIFAAVWNLRDDRVGWVTELNRIAEIGDTVDHLRETVTGFGPRFAAPEWAEFDHTTPLTPGELLGMVRTRSHYLTAGPERRREVDAELRDLLAAHPELAGRHTIDLPYRTLVARARRN; encoded by the coding sequence ATGACCGACCCCACTGAGGCCCTGTCGTTCGGCGCGGCCGCCGCCGACTACGACCGCTACCGGCCCCGCTACCCCGAGGCCGCGCTGCGCTGGGCGCTCGGCGACCTCACCCCGCCGGCCCGCATCGTCGACCTGGGCGCCGGCACCGGGATCGTCAGCCGCGGCCTGCTCGCCCTCGGGCACGCGGTGACCGCCGTCGAGCCCGACCCGGCGATGCGCGCCCAGTTCGAGGCCGCCACCCCCGGCGTCGCCGCCCGGGAGGGCAGCGCCGAGTCGGTCCCGCTGCCCGACGGGTACGCGGACGCGGTGCTGGTCGGCCAGGCGTACCACTGGTTCGACCGGGAGCGGGCGCACCCGGAGATCGCCCGGGTGCTGCGGGCCGGCGGGATCTTCGCGGCGGTGTGGAACCTCCGGGACGACCGGGTCGGCTGGGTGACCGAGCTGAACCGGATCGCCGAGATCGGCGACACCGTCGACCACCTGCGCGAGACCGTGACCGGCTTCGGTCCCCGGTTCGCGGCGCCCGAGTGGGCCGAGTTCGACCACACCACCCCGCTGACCCCGGGCGAGCTGCTCGGCATGGTGCGCACCCGCTCGCACTACCTGACCGCCGGACCGGAGCGCCGCCGCGAGGTCGACGCGGAGCTGCGCGACCTCCTCGCCGCCCACCCGGAGCTGGCCGGCCGGCACACGATCGACCTGCCCTACCGCACGCTGGTGGCCCGGGCGCGGCGTAACTGA
- the lysS gene encoding lysine--tRNA ligase, with amino-acid sequence MTEQNALPVDPADDLPEQMKVRREKRDRMLAEGVEPYPVGFPRTSTLAKIRERYAELPTDTATGDRVSVTGRVIFVRNTGKLCFATLRDGDGTELQAMLSLDRVGAERLEDWKRLVDLGDHVGVTGEVITSRRGELSVLVEEWAVTAKALRPLPVAHKPLSEEARVRQRYVDLVVRPQARQMVRTRAAAVRSLRDTLHAQDFIEVETPMLQLLHGGAAARPFVTHSNALNTDLYLRIAPELFLKRAVVGGVDRVFEINRNFRNEGIDSSHSPEFAMLETYQAYGDYNTMAELTRNLVQQAALAVAGSTVVTHADGHEFDLGGEWRSVSLFGVLSEALGEEVTVRTERSRLVEYADKVGLSVDPKWGPGKLAEELFEELVVPSLQAPTFVRDYPEETSPLTRAHRSEPGLAEKWDLYVLGFELGTAYSELVDPVVQRERLVAQAQLAARGDDEAMRLDEDFLRAMEYGMPPAGGMGMGIDRLLMALTGLGIRETILFPLVRPE; translated from the coding sequence GTGACCGAGCAGAACGCCCTGCCAGTAGACCCCGCCGACGACCTTCCGGAGCAGATGAAGGTCCGCCGGGAGAAGCGGGACCGGATGCTCGCCGAGGGCGTCGAGCCGTACCCGGTCGGCTTCCCGCGGACCAGCACGCTGGCGAAGATCCGCGAGCGGTACGCCGAGCTGCCCACCGACACGGCCACCGGCGACCGGGTCTCGGTCACCGGCCGGGTGATCTTCGTGCGCAACACCGGCAAGCTCTGCTTCGCCACCCTGCGGGACGGCGACGGCACCGAACTCCAGGCGATGCTCTCCCTGGACCGGGTGGGCGCCGAGCGGCTGGAGGACTGGAAGCGCCTGGTCGACCTGGGCGACCACGTCGGGGTGACCGGCGAGGTGATCACCAGCCGGCGCGGCGAGCTGTCGGTGCTCGTCGAGGAGTGGGCGGTGACCGCGAAGGCGCTGCGCCCGCTGCCGGTGGCGCACAAGCCGCTCAGCGAGGAGGCCCGGGTCCGCCAGCGCTACGTGGACCTGGTGGTCCGCCCGCAGGCCCGGCAGATGGTTCGCACCCGGGCCGCCGCCGTGCGCAGCCTCCGGGACACCCTGCACGCGCAGGACTTCATCGAGGTCGAGACCCCGATGCTCCAGTTGCTGCACGGCGGCGCGGCGGCCCGCCCATTCGTGACCCACAGCAATGCGTTGAACACCGATCTGTATCTGCGAATCGCGCCGGAACTGTTTCTCAAGCGCGCGGTCGTCGGCGGCGTCGACCGGGTCTTCGAGATCAACCGCAACTTCCGTAATGAGGGCATCGACTCCTCGCACTCGCCCGAGTTCGCGATGCTCGAGACCTACCAGGCGTACGGCGACTACAACACCATGGCGGAGCTGACCCGAAATCTCGTGCAGCAGGCCGCTCTCGCGGTCGCCGGCTCGACGGTGGTCACCCACGCCGACGGCCACGAGTTCGATCTGGGTGGCGAGTGGCGCTCGGTGTCGCTGTTCGGTGTTCTTTCCGAAGCGCTCGGCGAGGAGGTCACCGTCCGCACCGAAAGGTCGCGCCTGGTCGAGTACGCGGACAAGGTCGGCCTCTCCGTCGACCCGAAGTGGGGCCCGGGCAAGCTGGCCGAGGAGCTGTTCGAGGAGTTGGTGGTCCCGTCGCTCCAGGCGCCCACCTTCGTCCGCGACTACCCGGAGGAGACCAGCCCGCTCACCCGGGCCCACCGCAGCGAGCCGGGGCTCGCCGAGAAGTGGGACCTCTACGTGCTCGGTTTCGAGCTGGGGACCGCGTACTCGGAGCTGGTCGACCCGGTGGTGCAGCGGGAGCGGCTGGTGGCGCAGGCGCAGCTCGCGGCGCGGGGCGACGACGAGGCCATGCGGCTGGACGAGGACTTTCTCCGGGCGATGGAGTACGGAATGCCGCCGGCCGGCGGTATGGGAATGGGAATCGACCGGCTCCTGATGGCGCTGACCGGCCTGGGAATTCGGGAAACCATCCTGTTCCCGTTGGTCCGGCCCGAGTAG
- a CDS encoding histone-like nucleoid-structuring protein Lsr2 — translation MAKQIIHKLVDDLDGGDADETVKFALDGVQYEIDLSASNAEKLRDVFAQYIAHGTKVGRGGVVVGGRAARGRGGATADREQNKAIRAWAKKAGKDISDRGRIPQEIVDEYHAKAGH, via the coding sequence GTGGCCAAGCAGATCATTCACAAGCTGGTCGATGACCTGGACGGCGGGGACGCTGACGAGACCGTCAAGTTCGCGCTCGACGGTGTGCAGTACGAGATCGACCTCTCGGCTTCCAACGCTGAAAAATTGCGCGACGTATTCGCGCAGTACATCGCGCACGGCACGAAGGTCGGCCGTGGCGGCGTGGTCGTGGGTGGCCGGGCCGCCCGTGGGCGGGGCGGCGCGACCGCCGACCGCGAGCAGAACAAGGCCATCCGGGCCTGGGCCAAGAAGGCCGGCAAGGACATCTCCGACCGGGGGCGCATCCCGCAGGAGATCGTGGACGAGTACCACGCGAAGGCGGGGCACTGA
- a CDS encoding ATP-dependent Clp protease ATP-binding subunit: protein MFERFTDRARRVVVLAQEEARMLNHNYIGTEHILLGLIHEGEGVAAKALESLGISLEGVRQQVEEIIGQGQQAPSGHIPFTPRAKKVLELSLREALQLGHNYIGTEHILLGLIREGEGVAAQVLVKLGADLNRVRQQVIQLLSGYQGKEPAAAGAAPGEAAPSTSLVLDQFGRNLTQAAREGKLDPVIGREKEIERVMQVLSRRTKNNPVLIGEPGVGKTAVVEGLSQKIIKGEVPETLKDKQLYTLDLGALVAGSRYRGDFEERLKKVLKEIRTRGDIILFIDEIHTLVGAGAAEGAIDAASILKPMLARGELQTIGATTLDEYRKHLEKDAALERRFQPIQVGEPSLAHTIEILKGLRDRYEAHHRVSITDAALVAAATLADRYISDRFLPDKAIDLIDEAGARMRIRRMTAPPDLRDFDERIAQVRRDKESAIDAQDFERAAQLRDKEKQLLGQKAQREKEWKAGDLDVVSEVDDEQIAEVLGNWTGIPVYKLTEEETSRLLRMEDELHKRVIGQEDAVKAVSKAIRRTRAGLKDPKRPSGSFIFAGPSGVGKTELSKALAEFLFGSEDALIQLDMSEFHDRYTVSRLVGAPPGYVGYDEGGQLTEKVRRRPFSVVLFDEIEKAHPDVFNTLLQILEDGRLTDGQGRIVDFKNTVIILTTNLGTRDVAKAVSLGFQASEDSESNYDRMKQKVNDELKQHFRPEFLNRIDDTIVFHQLRENEILSIVDIMIARIETQLRNKDMGLELTDNAKKYLAKKGFDPVLGARPLRRTIQRDIEDNLSERILFNELTPGQIVVVDCEGDPSDIDKSKLVFRGADRPVAVPDAVPADLGGTAATGADDAA from the coding sequence ATGTTCGAGCGGTTCACCGACCGAGCGCGACGGGTTGTCGTCCTGGCCCAAGAAGAGGCCCGGATGCTCAACCACAACTACATCGGTACGGAGCACATCCTGCTGGGCCTGATCCACGAGGGTGAGGGTGTCGCGGCAAAGGCCCTGGAGAGCCTCGGCATCTCCCTCGAGGGCGTCCGCCAGCAGGTCGAGGAGATCATCGGCCAGGGCCAGCAGGCGCCGAGCGGGCACATCCCGTTCACGCCGCGGGCCAAGAAGGTGCTGGAGCTGTCGCTGCGCGAGGCGCTGCAGCTCGGCCACAACTACATCGGCACGGAGCACATCCTGCTCGGCCTGATCCGTGAGGGCGAGGGCGTCGCCGCCCAGGTGCTGGTCAAGCTCGGCGCCGACCTCAACCGGGTCCGCCAGCAGGTGATCCAGCTGCTCTCCGGCTACCAGGGCAAGGAGCCGGCCGCGGCGGGCGCCGCGCCGGGCGAGGCCGCGCCGTCGACCAGCCTCGTGCTGGACCAGTTCGGCCGGAACCTGACCCAGGCCGCCCGCGAGGGCAAGCTCGACCCGGTCATCGGGCGCGAGAAGGAAATCGAGCGGGTCATGCAGGTGCTCTCCCGCCGGACCAAGAACAACCCGGTCCTGATCGGTGAGCCTGGCGTCGGCAAGACCGCCGTGGTGGAGGGGCTGTCCCAGAAGATCATCAAGGGCGAGGTGCCCGAGACGCTGAAGGACAAGCAGCTCTACACCCTCGACCTCGGTGCGCTGGTCGCCGGTTCCCGCTACCGCGGTGACTTCGAGGAGCGCCTCAAGAAGGTGCTCAAGGAGATCCGCACCCGCGGCGACATCATCCTGTTCATCGACGAGATCCACACCCTGGTGGGTGCGGGTGCCGCCGAGGGCGCGATCGACGCCGCCAGCATCCTCAAGCCGATGCTGGCCCGTGGCGAGCTGCAGACCATCGGCGCCACGACGCTCGACGAGTACCGCAAGCACCTGGAGAAGGACGCTGCTCTCGAGCGCCGCTTCCAGCCGATCCAGGTGGGTGAGCCCTCGCTGGCCCACACCATCGAGATCCTCAAGGGCCTGCGGGACCGCTACGAGGCGCACCACCGGGTCAGCATCACCGATGCGGCTCTCGTGGCTGCCGCCACCCTGGCCGACCGCTACATCTCCGACCGCTTCCTGCCGGACAAGGCGATCGACCTGATCGACGAGGCCGGTGCCCGGATGCGCATCCGCCGGATGACCGCGCCGCCAGACCTGCGGGACTTCGACGAGCGGATCGCCCAGGTCCGCCGCGACAAGGAGTCCGCGATCGACGCGCAGGACTTCGAGCGGGCCGCGCAGCTCCGCGACAAGGAGAAGCAGCTCCTCGGGCAGAAGGCCCAGCGGGAGAAGGAGTGGAAGGCCGGTGACCTGGACGTCGTCAGCGAGGTCGACGACGAGCAGATCGCCGAGGTGCTCGGCAACTGGACCGGCATCCCGGTCTACAAGCTGACCGAGGAGGAGACCTCGCGCCTGCTGCGCATGGAGGACGAGCTGCACAAGCGCGTCATCGGCCAGGAGGACGCGGTCAAGGCGGTCTCGAAGGCGATCCGGCGCACCCGGGCCGGCCTGAAGGACCCGAAGCGCCCGTCCGGCTCGTTCATCTTCGCCGGCCCGTCCGGTGTCGGTAAGACCGAGCTCTCCAAGGCGCTCGCCGAGTTCCTGTTCGGCAGCGAGGACGCCCTCATCCAGCTGGACATGTCCGAGTTCCACGACCGGTACACGGTGTCCCGGCTGGTGGGTGCCCCTCCCGGCTACGTCGGCTACGACGAGGGCGGGCAGCTGACCGAGAAGGTGCGTCGTCGGCCGTTCTCGGTGGTCCTCTTCGACGAGATCGAGAAGGCCCACCCGGACGTGTTCAACACGCTCCTCCAGATCCTGGAGGACGGGCGGCTCACCGACGGCCAGGGTCGGATCGTGGACTTCAAGAACACGGTCATCATCCTGACCACCAACCTCGGCACGCGGGACGTCGCCAAGGCGGTGTCGCTGGGCTTCCAGGCCTCTGAGGACTCCGAGTCGAACTACGACCGGATGAAGCAGAAGGTCAACGACGAGCTCAAGCAGCACTTCCGGCCCGAGTTCCTCAACCGGATCGACGACACCATCGTCTTCCACCAGCTGCGCGAGAACGAGATCCTCTCGATCGTGGACATCATGATCGCCCGGATCGAGACGCAGCTGAGGAACAAGGACATGGGCCTGGAGCTGACCGACAACGCCAAGAAGTACCTGGCGAAGAAGGGCTTCGACCCGGTGCTGGGCGCGCGGCCGCTGCGTCGCACGATCCAGCGCGACATCGAGGACAACCTGTCCGAGCGGATCCTCTTCAACGAGCTGACCCCGGGTCAGATCGTGGTGGTGGACTGCGAGGGCGACCCGAGCGACATCGACAAGTCCAAGCTTGTCTTCCGGGGCGCCGACCGGCCGGTGGCCGTGCCGGACGCGGTCCCGGCGGACCTCGGCGGCACCGCCGCCACGGGCGCGGACGACGCCGCGTAA
- a CDS encoding A/G-specific adenine glycosylase has protein sequence MSEPTFATLVSRWYERNARDLPWREPGVGAWAILVSEVMLQQTPVVRVLPAWEAWLSRWPTPAALAEDTPAEAIRMWGRLGYPRRAVRLRDCAVAIVERHGGEVPERLDHLLALPGVGTYTARAVAAFAYGQRHPVVDTNVRRVVCRAIAGEADAGPATRPADLVATEELLPTEPAAAALASAAFMELGAVVCTARAPRCGVCPVESSCAWRASGQPAPAGPTRRPQRYAGTDRQVRGLLLAVLRDASGPVPHQRLDQVWHDDVQRARALAGLVTDGLVEPVGEESFRLVGDGPPVPLPRPFTGA, from the coding sequence ATGTCTGAGCCCACCTTCGCCACCCTGGTCAGCCGGTGGTACGAACGCAACGCCCGCGACCTGCCCTGGCGCGAACCCGGGGTCGGCGCCTGGGCGATCCTGGTCAGCGAGGTCATGCTCCAGCAGACACCCGTGGTCCGGGTGCTGCCGGCCTGGGAGGCGTGGCTGTCCCGCTGGCCGACGCCGGCCGCGCTGGCGGAGGACACGCCGGCCGAGGCGATCCGGATGTGGGGCCGGCTCGGCTACCCCCGCCGGGCCGTACGCCTGCGCGACTGCGCGGTGGCCATCGTGGAACGGCACGGCGGTGAGGTGCCGGAGCGGCTCGACCACCTGCTGGCGCTGCCCGGGGTCGGCACGTACACGGCCCGGGCGGTGGCGGCCTTCGCGTACGGCCAGCGGCACCCGGTGGTCGACACCAACGTCCGGCGGGTGGTGTGCCGGGCGATCGCCGGCGAAGCCGACGCGGGACCCGCCACCCGCCCCGCCGACCTGGTCGCCACCGAGGAGCTGCTGCCCACCGAGCCGGCCGCCGCGGCCCTGGCCAGTGCGGCGTTCATGGAACTCGGCGCGGTGGTCTGCACCGCCCGGGCCCCGCGCTGCGGGGTGTGCCCCGTCGAGTCGAGCTGCGCCTGGCGGGCCTCCGGCCAGCCGGCCCCGGCCGGCCCGACCCGCCGCCCCCAGCGCTACGCCGGCACCGACCGGCAGGTGCGCGGCCTGCTCCTCGCGGTGCTCCGCGACGCCTCCGGGCCGGTGCCGCACCAGCGGCTGGACCAGGTCTGGCACGACGACGTGCAGCGGGCCCGGGCGCTGGCCGGGCTGGTCACCGACGGCCTGGTCGAGCCGGTCGGCGAGGAGTCCTTCCGGCTCGTCGGCGACGGCCCTCCGGTCCCGCTCCCCCGCCCCTTTACGGGGGCATGA
- a CDS encoding glycine cleavage system protein R: MNELAITVIGRDRPGIVADVAEVLARLGANLTDSTMTRLRGHFAMTLICVGPAAADVEAALAPLAAEGQLLATVRAVTPDGQTAPGGEPYVMAVHGADRMGIVAAMTRVLTDAGGNVTDLSTRLTGSLYVVVAEVELPPGSADEVAGRLTRTAAELGVGVSLRPADTDLL, encoded by the coding sequence ATGAACGAGCTCGCGATCACCGTCATCGGCCGGGACCGGCCGGGCATCGTGGCCGACGTCGCCGAGGTCCTCGCGCGGCTCGGGGCGAACCTCACCGACTCGACGATGACCCGGTTGCGGGGACACTTCGCCATGACCCTGATCTGCGTGGGTCCGGCCGCCGCCGACGTCGAGGCCGCGCTGGCCCCGCTCGCCGCCGAGGGCCAGCTGCTGGCCACCGTACGCGCGGTCACCCCCGACGGGCAGACCGCTCCCGGCGGCGAGCCGTACGTGATGGCGGTGCACGGCGCGGACCGGATGGGCATCGTGGCGGCGATGACCCGGGTGCTGACCGACGCGGGCGGCAACGTGACCGACCTGAGCACCCGGTTGACCGGTTCGCTGTACGTGGTGGTCGCCGAGGTCGAGTTGCCGCCGGGCAGCGCCGACGAGGTGGCCGGCCGGCTCACCCGTACCGCTGCGGAGCTGGGCGTGGGGGTCAGCCTCCGCCCGGCGGACACGGACCTCCTGTGA
- a CDS encoding peptide deformylase translates to MTAEEYAGLGGWTPEKLDVPGAVRPVVAAPDPVLSRPGPAVDPTSAEVVQLAADLVATMRVSPGCVGLAAPQVGVSAQVFAVDVTGHPKAVTVHGAFVLCNATVVEASRWKAGREGCMSVPDLTGDVKRASRLVVEGVLPGSGDPVRLVTDGFEARALQHEIDHCAGLLFLDRVAGAHAVYQRKVYL, encoded by the coding sequence GTGACCGCGGAGGAATACGCCGGCCTGGGCGGCTGGACACCGGAGAAGCTCGACGTCCCCGGGGCGGTACGCCCGGTCGTGGCCGCGCCCGACCCGGTGCTCAGCCGGCCCGGCCCGGCGGTCGACCCGACCTCGGCCGAGGTCGTCCAGCTGGCCGCCGACCTGGTCGCCACCATGCGGGTGTCGCCGGGCTGCGTGGGCCTGGCCGCGCCGCAGGTGGGGGTGAGCGCCCAGGTGTTCGCGGTGGATGTGACCGGGCACCCGAAGGCCGTCACCGTGCACGGCGCGTTCGTGCTGTGCAACGCCACCGTGGTGGAGGCGAGCCGCTGGAAGGCCGGGCGGGAGGGCTGCATGTCGGTGCCCGACCTGACCGGTGACGTGAAGCGGGCCAGCCGCCTGGTGGTCGAGGGGGTCCTGCCGGGCAGCGGTGACCCGGTGCGGCTGGTGACCGACGGGTTCGAGGCGCGGGCGCTCCAGCACGAGATCGACCACTGCGCCGGCCTGCTCTTCCTGGACCGGGTGGCGGGGGCGCACGCCGTCTACCAGCGCAAGGTCTACCTCTGA
- the disA gene encoding DNA integrity scanning diadenylate cyclase DisA, protein MPIDRDATKPAATTPHARTGAVGSPARPISVSVTGSVGGAGGDPLRANLALMAPGTALRDGLERILRGRTGALIVLGYDKIVEQICTGGFPLDVEFSATRVRELCKMDGAVVLSSDGTRIVRAAVHLMPDPSIPTEESGTRHRTAERVARQTGYPVISVSQSMRIISLYVNGQRHVLDDSAAILSRANQALATLERYKLRLDEVSGTLSALEIEDLVTVRDAVAVVQRLEMVRRIADEIAGYVVELGTDGRLLALQLDELMAGVDADRTLVIRDYLPVGRKSRTLDEALVELDLLSATELIDLVAVAKAIGYPSASDALDAAVSPRGFRLLAKVPRLPAAVVDRLVVHFGSLQRLLGATVEDLQAVEGVGDARARGVREGLSRLAEASILERYV, encoded by the coding sequence GTGCCGATCGACCGCGATGCCACCAAGCCCGCCGCGACGACGCCGCACGCCCGCACCGGCGCCGTGGGCTCCCCCGCCCGTCCCATCAGCGTGAGCGTCACCGGAAGCGTCGGCGGGGCCGGCGGCGACCCGTTGCGGGCCAACCTCGCCCTCATGGCGCCGGGCACCGCGCTGCGCGACGGCCTGGAGCGGATCCTGCGCGGCCGCACGGGCGCGCTGATCGTGCTCGGCTATGACAAGATCGTCGAGCAGATCTGCACCGGCGGTTTCCCGCTCGATGTCGAGTTCTCCGCGACCCGGGTCCGGGAGCTGTGCAAGATGGACGGCGCCGTGGTGCTCTCCAGCGACGGCACCCGGATCGTCCGGGCCGCGGTGCACCTGATGCCCGACCCGTCGATCCCCACCGAGGAGTCCGGCACCCGGCACCGCACCGCCGAGCGGGTGGCCCGGCAGACCGGCTACCCGGTCATCTCGGTCAGCCAGTCCATGCGGATCATCAGCCTCTACGTGAACGGCCAGCGGCACGTGCTGGACGACTCGGCGGCGATCCTCTCCCGCGCCAACCAGGCGCTGGCCACGCTCGAGCGCTACAAGCTGCGGCTGGACGAGGTCTCCGGCACGCTCTCCGCCCTGGAGATCGAGGATCTGGTCACCGTCCGCGACGCCGTGGCCGTGGTGCAGCGGCTGGAGATGGTCCGGCGGATCGCCGACGAGATCGCCGGCTACGTCGTGGAGCTGGGCACCGACGGCCGCCTGCTCGCCCTCCAGCTCGACGAGCTGATGGCCGGGGTGGACGCCGACCGCACCCTCGTCATCCGGGACTACCTGCCGGTGGGCCGGAAGTCGCGCACCCTCGACGAGGCGCTGGTCGAGCTGGACCTGCTCAGTGCCACCGAGCTGATCGACCTGGTCGCGGTGGCCAAGGCGATCGGCTACCCGTCCGCCTCGGACGCGCTCGACGCCGCCGTGAGCCCGCGCGGCTTCCGCCTGCTGGCCAAGGTGCCGCGGCTCCCCGCGGCCGTGGTCGACCGGCTGGTGGTGCACTTCGGCAGCCTCCAGCGCCTGCTGGGCGCGACCGTGGAGGACCTCCAGGCGGTCGAGGGGGTGGGCGACGCCCGCGCCCGGGGCGTGCGTGAGGGGCTGTCCCGGCTCGCCGAGGCGTCCATCCTGGAGCGCTACGTCTGA